Proteins from a genomic interval of Thermoanaerobacterium thermosaccharolyticum DSM 571:
- a CDS encoding helix-turn-helix domain-containing protein encodes MNELGDILKNARLKKGMTLDDLQEITKIRTKYLKAIEDGDFGVMPALVYAKGFVKSYAEAVGIDPYELLNKYSYLFEDEKDKEEERQYVKPDIEEKKAFDIFESLRKLVKPFIGVIVVCLFAFGIYYMVNQINRGLAPLPDTTQSSKDTTSKAPDNKNNTTSNDVYNNNVKTTTFSVINSTKSEVDYKVVPAGDSYKVDLSIPGQKCWVSVKVDGASTYQYLMTSGMTKTFDVKNNIEILMGNPPDAKITVDGQEIPHIDIPAPVTVKLEK; translated from the coding sequence ATGAATGAACTTGGCGATATACTTAAAAATGCAAGGTTAAAAAAAGGTATGACACTTGACGATCTTCAAGAGATTACTAAAATTCGTACAAAATATTTGAAAGCGATAGAAGATGGTGATTTTGGGGTTATGCCTGCTTTAGTTTATGCAAAGGGTTTTGTAAAAAGTTATGCTGAAGCGGTTGGCATTGATCCGTATGAGCTGCTTAATAAGTACAGCTATCTTTTTGAAGATGAGAAAGATAAAGAAGAAGAGAGACAATATGTAAAGCCGGATATCGAAGAGAAAAAGGCTTTTGATATATTCGAATCTTTAAGAAAGCTAGTTAAGCCTTTTATTGGAGTTATAGTAGTATGTCTTTTCGCATTTGGCATTTATTATATGGTTAATCAAATCAATAGAGGCTTAGCTCCGCTTCCAGATACGACACAAAGCAGTAAAGATACAACGTCAAAAGCACCAGATAATAAAAATAATACAACGTCTAATGATGTATACAACAATAATGTAAAAACGACGACGTTTAGCGTGATAAATAGCACAAAAAGTGAAGTGGACTATAAAGTTGTACCTGCAGGAGATTCGTACAAAGTTGACCTATCAATACCGGGGCAAAAGTGCTGGGTTAGTGTAAAAGTAGATGGAGCGAGTACTTATCAATACTTAATGACGTCAGGTATGACTAAAACTTTTGATGTGAAAAACAATATAGAAATCTTGATGGGAAATCCTCCGGATGCTAAAATAACAGTAGACGGACAAGAAATACCACACATCGATATTCCAGCGCCTGTCACCGTCAAATTAGAAAAATGA
- a CDS encoding glycoside hydrolase family 13 protein — protein MLRQAVFHKSDIPFAYPLNRDELHIVLKAASHDIKRAYVFYRDRYEWKSKFKVKQMYLSHSDELFDYFETTLKLKKKFAYYFYLVSRDGEKLYYTESGFFDVKLPANYYGYFQFPYICEKDIFFSPSWTNDCIIYQIFPERFFNGDKSNDPDNVAIWGEKPGVDTFFGGDLQGIIDKIDYLKDLGINAIYLTPIFLSPTNHKYNTTDYYTIDPHFGDLETAKTLVKKCHENGIKVIFDAVFNHCGYEFFAFQDVVKNGRNSKYWDWFNIYDYPIKTGDECNYEVFSDHEWRMPKLMTKNPEVKKYLLDVAKYWLQEVDIDGWRLDVANEIDHSFWRDFRETVKSVKPDAIIIGEVMHDASPWLRGDQFDGVMNYPFKNALTEFFAKRSISASKFNTILTENLMRHMKKVNECMLNLIDSHDTERFLTMADENISRMKLAVVFQFTYPGIPYIYYGDEVGMIGGVDPDCRRCMIWDENNQNKDIYNFYKKLISIRKNSEELRYGDIKTLYAKDSVIAFERRYGHKITTIVINNSDRSLKVPSQYFKNKEEILDMSSYQLDDKYAILEPNSAYILK, from the coding sequence ATGTTAAGACAAGCAGTGTTTCACAAAAGCGATATTCCATTTGCTTATCCTCTAAACAGAGATGAATTACATATAGTGCTAAAAGCAGCGTCTCATGATATTAAAAGAGCGTACGTTTTTTACAGAGACAGATATGAATGGAAAAGCAAATTTAAGGTTAAGCAGATGTATCTTTCACATAGTGATGAGTTATTCGATTATTTTGAAACCACATTGAAATTAAAAAAGAAATTTGCTTATTATTTTTATTTAGTTTCACGTGATGGTGAAAAATTATACTACACAGAGAGTGGATTTTTTGACGTGAAGCTGCCTGCTAACTACTATGGTTATTTTCAGTTTCCATATATATGCGAAAAAGACATCTTTTTTTCACCCTCATGGACAAACGATTGCATTATATATCAAATTTTTCCTGAAAGATTTTTCAATGGCGATAAGTCAAATGATCCGGATAATGTAGCAATATGGGGTGAAAAACCAGGCGTAGATACATTTTTTGGAGGCGATTTACAAGGCATAATTGATAAAATTGATTATTTAAAAGATCTTGGAATTAATGCTATATATTTAACACCTATATTTTTGTCACCAACAAATCATAAATACAATACGACGGACTATTACACAATAGATCCACATTTTGGAGATCTTGAGACTGCAAAAACATTAGTAAAAAAATGTCACGAAAATGGTATAAAGGTAATTTTTGATGCAGTTTTTAATCACTGCGGATATGAATTTTTTGCATTTCAGGATGTAGTTAAAAACGGTCGTAATTCTAAATATTGGGATTGGTTCAATATATATGATTATCCTATAAAGACAGGTGACGAATGCAACTATGAAGTTTTTAGTGATCATGAATGGAGAATGCCAAAATTAATGACAAAAAATCCAGAAGTAAAGAAATATCTATTGGATGTAGCTAAATACTGGTTGCAAGAAGTTGATATAGATGGATGGAGATTAGATGTAGCAAATGAAATAGACCATAGCTTTTGGAGGGATTTCAGAGAAACAGTAAAAAGTGTGAAACCTGATGCAATTATAATTGGCGAGGTTATGCATGATGCATCCCCTTGGCTTAGAGGTGATCAATTTGATGGTGTAATGAATTATCCCTTTAAAAATGCTTTGACAGAATTTTTTGCAAAAAGAAGTATCAGTGCTTCAAAATTCAATACAATTTTGACAGAAAATCTGATGAGGCATATGAAAAAAGTTAATGAATGTATGCTAAACTTAATAGATAGTCATGATACTGAGCGGTTTCTGACGATGGCTGATGAAAATATATCTAGAATGAAGTTGGCGGTTGTATTTCAATTTACATATCCTGGTATACCATATATATATTATGGAGATGAAGTTGGTATGATAGGTGGAGTCGATCCGGATTGCAGAAGGTGTATGATATGGGATGAAAATAATCAAAACAAAGATATTTATAATTTTTACAAAAAATTAATATCTATAAGAAAAAATAGCGAAGAGCTGAGATATGGTGATATAAAGACTTTGTATGCGAAAGACTCGGTTATTGCATTTGAAAGGAGATATGGCCATAAAATTACAACGATCGTTATAAATAACAGCGATAGGAGTTTAAAAGTTCCGAGCCAATACTTTAAAAATAAAGAAGAGATTCTTGACATGAGCTCTTATCAATTAGATGATAAATATGCGATATTGGAGCCTAATAGCGCATATATATTAAAGTAA
- the whiA gene encoding DNA-binding protein WhiA yields the protein MSFSSITKNELSRIYPEERCCKLAELAALIRTIGVISIYGHQRISLSLVTENASVARLVFKFLKDIFNVVAEVMVRRNSQLKKSLSYLILVSDKTAAENILKEVGLIKHDSEGIKLNYGIEKSLISKKCCKKAYVRGAFLGGGSISDPEKAYHMEFITHNMDHAKDLSKLINNYHLHSKIIARKNNYVVYLKEGEQIVDVLNIMGAHSSLLKLENIRVYKDIRNNVNRLVNCETANLTKTINASLRQIENINYIKDSVGLNYLPDNLKEIAIKRLKYPDISLKELGQMLDPPVGKSGVNHRLRKIEEIVSKLKERRVNNYD from the coding sequence ATGTCCTTTTCATCTATCACAAAAAATGAGCTATCAAGGATATATCCTGAGGAAAGGTGCTGTAAGTTAGCTGAACTTGCTGCTTTGATAAGAACCATAGGCGTAATATCTATATATGGACATCAAAGAATTAGTCTTAGCCTTGTCACTGAAAATGCTTCTGTTGCAAGATTGGTATTTAAATTTTTAAAAGATATATTTAATGTTGTAGCAGAGGTGATGGTGAGAAGAAACAGTCAATTAAAAAAATCTTTAAGTTATCTTATTTTGGTGTCTGATAAGACGGCTGCGGAAAATATCTTAAAAGAAGTCGGACTTATAAAGCATGACAGCGAAGGCATTAAGCTTAATTACGGCATTGAGAAAAGCTTGATAAGCAAAAAGTGTTGCAAGAAAGCTTATGTTAGAGGTGCTTTTCTTGGAGGTGGTTCAATAAGTGATCCAGAAAAGGCATATCATATGGAATTTATAACCCACAATATGGATCATGCCAAAGATTTAAGTAAATTAATAAATAATTATCATTTGCATTCAAAAATTATTGCAAGAAAAAATAATTATGTAGTATACTTAAAAGAGGGAGAACAAATAGTAGATGTGCTAAATATAATGGGTGCGCATAGTTCCTTATTGAAATTAGAAAATATACGCGTATATAAAGATATTAGGAATAATGTAAACAGGCTTGTTAATTGCGAAACCGCAAATCTTACAAAGACAATTAATGCATCATTGAGGCAGATTGAGAATATAAATTATATTAAAGATAGCGTTGGATTGAATTATCTCCCTGACAATTTAAAAGAGATTGCAATAAAAAGGCTCAAATATCCGGATATAAGTTTAAAAGAATTGGGACAAATGCTAGATCCTCCTGTTGGAAAATCAGGAGTAAATCATAGATTAAGAAAAATTGAAGAAATAGTATCAAAATTAAAAGAGAGGAGAGTCAATAACTATGACTGA
- a CDS encoding HPr family phosphocarrier protein produces MTEKTVEIKNKTGLHARPAALFVQAASKFSSQIWVEKENKKVNAKSIMGIMSLGVAQGNTVKLIADGSDEQEAIKALVDLIDSKFGEE; encoded by the coding sequence ATGACTGAAAAGACAGTAGAAATTAAAAATAAGACAGGTCTTCATGCAAGACCGGCAGCTTTATTTGTACAAGCAGCTAGCAAATTTTCTTCACAGATTTGGGTGGAAAAAGAAAATAAAAAGGTGAATGCTAAGAGCATCATGGGTATTATGTCATTAGGTGTTGCACAAGGGAATACAGTAAAACTTATAGCTGATGGTAGCGATGAGCAGGAAGCTATAAAGGCTCTTGTGGACTTAATTGATTCAAAATTTGGAGAAGAATAA
- a CDS encoding DRTGG domain-containing protein: protein MTKNERVLEYLKSLPEGTKISVRSLAQALKISEGTAYKAIKDAESMYIVTTIPRAGTIRTKPKNKQIDRLTYEEVKNVVDGVVLGGENGLDIELHKFLIGAMTIEEMVKYIQPGDLTILGNRDNAQIAALKAGAAVLITGGFDAKDEVKNLANQLSLPLISTTYDTFTVATLINKAINERMTKKRILLVNNIMSTNPIYMTTKQTVKDWKMLLNKTSHTRYPVVDDSGALVGIVTSREVAKADEGDKIGDIMSKNPIYVTETTTVAFAAHLMIWWNIEVLPVTNNKELVGIISREDVIKALQYMAKQPQIEETINDTLLKDFRAEKIQDGMKFFGTIPQKMVNQLGTVSSSALMMLMCECGVSSVTRNKRFDAVVDNFLVYFIRPLQTEKSIEVNTTTIDYSGNFCKVEISVIYDGTMIAKALMSLRLLKNKKLF from the coding sequence ATGACTAAAAATGAAAGAGTACTGGAATATCTTAAAAGCCTGCCAGAAGGTACAAAAATATCAGTCAGAAGTCTAGCTCAGGCTTTAAAGATTAGTGAGGGTACAGCATATAAAGCCATAAAAGATGCAGAAAGTATGTATATTGTAACTACTATTCCCAGAGCTGGAACAATAAGGACGAAGCCAAAAAATAAACAGATTGATAGGCTTACGTATGAAGAGGTAAAGAATGTGGTTGATGGAGTTGTGCTGGGAGGCGAAAATGGGCTTGATATTGAGCTTCATAAGTTTTTGATAGGTGCCATGACAATCGAAGAAATGGTTAAATATATTCAGCCTGGTGATTTAACAATTCTTGGAAACAGAGATAATGCACAGATAGCTGCATTAAAAGCGGGTGCAGCTGTTTTGATAACTGGCGGATTTGATGCTAAAGATGAAGTAAAAAATCTGGCAAATCAACTTTCACTACCTCTGATTTCAACTACCTATGATACTTTCACGGTTGCCACATTGATAAATAAGGCAATTAATGAAAGAATGACAAAGAAGAGAATACTTCTGGTAAATAATATCATGTCTACAAATCCCATTTATATGACGACGAAGCAGACTGTTAAGGATTGGAAAATGTTATTAAACAAGACAAGCCATACAAGGTATCCGGTTGTTGACGATAGCGGAGCTTTGGTGGGTATAGTCACATCAAGAGAGGTAGCCAAAGCTGATGAAGGTGATAAAATTGGAGACATAATGTCCAAAAACCCCATATATGTAACAGAGACGACAACTGTAGCTTTTGCTGCACATTTAATGATATGGTGGAATATAGAAGTTTTACCTGTTACAAATAATAAAGAGCTTGTAGGCATTATAAGCCGAGAAGATGTTATAAAGGCATTGCAATACATGGCAAAGCAGCCTCAGATTGAAGAAACTATAAATGATACATTGTTAAAGGATTTTCGAGCCGAGAAAATTCAAGACGGTATGAAGTTTTTTGGCACGATACCGCAGAAGATGGTAAATCAATTGGGAACTGTCAGCAGCAGTGCGCTTATGATGCTTATGTGTGAATGTGGTGTATCATCAGTGACAAGAAATAAAAGATTTGATGCTGTTGTTGATAATTTTTTAGTTTATTTTATAAGACCTCTTCAAACAGAGAAAAGTATCGAAGTAAATACTACAACAATTGATTACAGCGGTAACTTTTGCAAAGTTGAGATATCTGTCATATACGATGGGACAATGATTGCTAAAGCATTAATGTCATTGAGGCTTTTAAAAAACAAGAAATTATTTTAA
- a CDS encoding DNA polymerase III subunit alpha, with the protein MFVHLHVHSEYSLLDGSCRIKELVKRAKELDMDSIAITDHGVMYGAIEFYKEAKSQGIKPIIGCEIYVAPRSLYDKEYGIDNLNYHLILLCKNMTGYENLMKIVSKASIDGFYYKPRVDHEYLKNHSEGLIALSSCLGGEIPSYLLSDDYEKAKDTAILYNSIFGKGNFYLELQYHGLSEQEKVNSELIKLSKELDIPIVATNDVHYLDRDDHMAHEVLLCIQTGKNMDDADRMSFPTDEFYLKSSDEMYEMFSYCREALENTEKIAEMCNLEFEFNKTKLPKYDVPNGMTSAEYLRKLCIEGVNKRYANPSKEVIERLNYELSVIEKMGYVDYFLIVWDFIKFARDNGIMTGPGRGSAAGSLVAYCLGITKIDPIKYNLLFERFLNPERVSMPDIDSDFCYERRQEVIDYVVKKYGEDKVAQIITFGTMAARAAIRDVGRALNFPYAEVDAIAKMIPFEPGMTIDKAIGLNPELKEKYENDEKIRQLIEISRSLEGLPRHASTHAAGVVISSEPLVKYVPLQKNEGSIVTQFTMTTLEELGLLKMDFLGLRTLTVIRDTLNIIKETRSIDVDIDNIDFEDKEVYALISKGDTEGVFQLESSGMKQFMTELKPEKLEDIIAGISLYRPGPMDQIPRYIENKNHPENIKYEHPLLKPILDVTYGCMVYQEQVMQIVRDLAGYSLGRSDLVRRAMAKKKMKVMEEERKNFIYGIKDESGNYVVPGAINKGVDEATANRLFDEMIDFANYAFNKSHAAAYAVVAFQTAYLKRYYPVEFMAALLNSFVDNTDKVAFYVQVLKKMGIQVLPPDINESYSHFSVVNGKIRFGLAAVKNVGLNATLEIVEDRKKNGRYISIVDFFERIDDMQLNKKAVESLIKAGAFDSFGVYRSQLLAVYEDIMDSIHKNRERNIKGQMSLFGSEIERNEVNYSLPDIKEFSQDMILSMEKETMGLYISGHPLDEFQEDIQRVANCTTRDLKNGDDTFVKKSIFDNQDVVLAGIIESKKIKFTKNNNMMAFVNLEDLYGTIDVIVFPTIYERYSKFLREDLPVIIKGKVSLKEEEEPKILCDEIEPLTHKVREKLWLNVKEQKDIEKIKGVLSRYRGNIPVFIKYTNKSLAAKKDLWVNGTNELLDELVSILGKENVKIV; encoded by the coding sequence ATGTTTGTACATTTGCATGTTCACAGTGAATATAGCCTTCTTGATGGTTCTTGTAGAATAAAAGAACTAGTTAAAAGAGCAAAAGAATTAGATATGGATTCTATCGCTATTACAGACCATGGAGTTATGTATGGTGCTATAGAATTTTACAAAGAGGCAAAATCTCAAGGGATTAAGCCTATAATTGGATGTGAAATTTACGTTGCTCCAAGGTCATTGTATGACAAAGAGTATGGCATAGATAACTTGAACTACCATTTAATATTGTTGTGTAAAAATATGACTGGATATGAAAATTTAATGAAGATTGTATCGAAGGCATCTATTGATGGATTTTATTACAAACCTAGAGTTGACCATGAGTACCTGAAAAATCATAGTGAAGGATTAATTGCACTAAGCTCTTGCCTGGGTGGGGAAATTCCGTCATATCTTCTCTCAGATGATTATGAAAAAGCTAAAGATACAGCTATTTTATACAATTCTATTTTTGGAAAAGGCAATTTTTATTTAGAGCTTCAGTATCACGGCTTAAGTGAACAAGAAAAAGTAAATTCTGAATTAATAAAGTTATCAAAAGAGCTGGATATACCCATTGTTGCAACAAACGATGTGCACTATCTTGATAGAGATGACCACATGGCACATGAAGTTTTATTATGCATACAGACAGGCAAAAATATGGATGATGCTGATAGAATGTCATTTCCAACTGATGAATTTTACTTAAAGTCATCAGATGAAATGTATGAGATGTTTTCATATTGCAGAGAAGCTCTGGAAAATACTGAAAAGATAGCGGAAATGTGCAATTTGGAATTTGAATTTAATAAGACTAAACTGCCTAAGTACGACGTTCCAAACGGCATGACATCGGCGGAATACCTACGGAAGCTTTGCATTGAAGGGGTTAATAAAAGATATGCGAATCCAAGCAAAGAGGTAATTGAAAGGCTTAATTACGAATTATCTGTCATAGAAAAGATGGGATATGTTGACTATTTTCTTATCGTGTGGGATTTTATAAAATTTGCCCGCGATAATGGTATTATGACGGGGCCTGGCAGAGGTTCTGCTGCTGGAAGCCTTGTGGCATACTGCCTTGGGATAACAAAGATAGATCCCATAAAATACAACTTGCTTTTTGAAAGATTTTTAAATCCAGAGAGAGTCAGCATGCCTGATATAGATTCTGATTTTTGTTATGAGAGAAGACAGGAAGTAATTGATTATGTTGTAAAAAAGTATGGCGAAGATAAAGTGGCACAGATAATCACATTTGGTACAATGGCTGCCAGAGCAGCAATCAGAGATGTAGGGCGAGCATTAAATTTTCCATACGCTGAAGTTGATGCCATTGCAAAAATGATACCTTTCGAACCGGGAATGACTATAGATAAGGCAATCGGATTAAATCCAGAGCTAAAAGAAAAGTATGAAAATGATGAAAAGATAAGGCAGTTAATAGAAATATCCAGATCTCTTGAGGGACTTCCAAGACATGCTTCAACCCATGCAGCAGGTGTCGTCATATCTAGTGAACCACTTGTAAAATATGTACCTTTGCAAAAGAATGAAGGATCTATTGTTACACAGTTTACAATGACGACTCTGGAAGAATTGGGTCTATTAAAGATGGATTTTTTGGGTTTAAGAACTCTAACAGTTATTAGAGATACATTAAACATCATAAAAGAAACTCGAAGTATAGATGTAGATATTGATAATATAGACTTTGAAGATAAAGAAGTCTACGCGTTAATAAGCAAAGGCGATACGGAAGGTGTTTTCCAACTTGAATCGTCTGGAATGAAGCAATTTATGACAGAGTTGAAGCCAGAAAAACTTGAAGACATAATAGCAGGGATATCTCTATACAGACCTGGTCCTATGGATCAAATACCTAGATATATTGAGAATAAAAATCATCCTGAAAACATAAAATACGAGCATCCTCTACTAAAGCCAATACTTGACGTTACTTACGGCTGTATGGTATATCAAGAACAGGTTATGCAAATTGTAAGGGATCTTGCAGGGTACTCACTAGGAAGGTCTGATTTAGTCCGCCGTGCCATGGCAAAGAAAAAAATGAAGGTTATGGAGGAAGAGAGAAAAAACTTTATATATGGAATAAAGGATGAAAGCGGAAACTATGTAGTGCCTGGGGCCATAAATAAAGGTGTCGATGAGGCGACTGCTAATAGGCTTTTTGATGAGATGATTGATTTTGCCAATTACGCATTTAATAAATCACATGCAGCTGCTTATGCTGTTGTAGCATTTCAAACAGCCTATTTGAAGAGGTATTATCCAGTGGAATTTATGGCTGCTTTATTAAATAGCTTTGTTGATAATACAGATAAAGTAGCTTTCTATGTTCAAGTTTTAAAGAAGATGGGCATACAAGTATTGCCGCCAGACATAAATGAAAGCTATTCCCATTTCAGCGTTGTAAACGGAAAAATAAGGTTTGGGCTTGCAGCTGTGAAAAATGTTGGATTAAATGCAACATTAGAGATTGTAGAGGACAGAAAAAAGAATGGCAGATACATATCAATTGTAGATTTTTTTGAAAGAATAGATGATATGCAGTTAAATAAAAAGGCTGTTGAAAGCCTAATTAAAGCAGGTGCATTTGATTCATTTGGTGTATATAGATCACAATTGCTTGCTGTTTATGAAGATATTATGGACAGCATACATAAAAACAGAGAGAGAAATATAAAGGGACAAATGTCATTATTCGGGAGCGAAATCGAAAGAAATGAAGTTAACTATTCACTTCCTGATATTAAAGAATTTTCTCAAGACATGATACTTTCAATGGAAAAAGAAACGATGGGACTATACATAAGCGGACATCCCCTTGATGAATTTCAAGAAGACATTCAAAGAGTAGCAAATTGTACGACCCGGGATTTGAAAAACGGCGATGACACATTTGTAAAAAAATCGATTTTTGATAATCAAGATGTGGTTTTAGCTGGAATAATCGAAAGCAAAAAAATAAAATTTACAAAAAACAATAATATGATGGCATTTGTAAACCTGGAAGATTTGTATGGGACGATAGATGTTATCGTATTTCCTACAATATATGAAAGGTATTCAAAATTTTTGAGGGAAGACTTACCTGTGATAATAAAAGGCAAGGTCAGTTTAAAAGAAGAAGAAGAGCCGAAAATTTTATGTGACGAAATTGAGCCACTTACCCACAAAGTTAGAGAAAAACTGTGGCTTAATGTAAAAGAACAAAAAGATATTGAAAAGATTAAGGGAGTTTTATCAAGGTATAGAGGAAATATTCCCGTATTTATAAAATACACGAATAAAAGCCTTGCTGCCAAAAAAGATTTGTGGGTAAATGGAACGAATGAGCTTTTAGATGAGCTTGTCAGTATACTTGGAAAAGAAAATGTTAAAATTGTATAA
- the pfkA gene encoding 6-phosphofructokinase produces MKTIGVLTSGGDAPGMNAAIRAVVRCGIYNGLTVKGIMRGYQGLIDDEIEDMTLSSVGDIIQRGGTILRTARSAEFKTKEGRAKAAEVLKKHGIEGLVIIGGDGSFRGAQLLSNEHGVNTIGIPGTIDNDIPCTDYTIGFDTACNTAIDAINKIRDTATSHERANIIEVMGRNAGYIALYAGLAGGAEIIIIPEVKFDIDEVCDKISYGIKRGKLHHIIVLAEGVMSGLELSKMIQERLPKLDLRHTTLGHIQRGGAPSVMDRIIASQMGSRAVELLLENKSQRIISIRNNQIVDDDIDTALAMRKEFNFKLYELSKILSI; encoded by the coding sequence ATGAAAACTATAGGAGTATTAACAAGTGGTGGAGATGCGCCAGGCATGAATGCCGCAATAAGGGCAGTTGTAAGATGCGGTATATACAATGGACTCACAGTTAAAGGCATCATGAGAGGATATCAAGGACTTATTGACGATGAAATAGAAGACATGACATTGTCATCTGTAGGTGATATTATACAGAGGGGTGGCACAATACTTCGAACAGCCAGAAGTGCTGAGTTTAAAACAAAAGAAGGTAGAGCTAAAGCTGCAGAAGTTCTAAAAAAACATGGAATTGAAGGACTTGTAATCATTGGTGGCGATGGTTCTTTCAGAGGGGCACAATTGTTAAGCAATGAGCATGGAGTCAATACTATTGGAATACCAGGTACTATTGACAACGACATACCATGTACTGACTATACAATTGGTTTTGACACAGCGTGTAACACTGCGATAGATGCTATAAATAAGATTAGAGATACAGCTACATCACATGAAAGAGCCAATATCATTGAGGTAATGGGGAGAAATGCTGGATACATAGCACTTTATGCAGGACTTGCTGGTGGGGCAGAAATCATTATAATACCTGAAGTAAAATTTGATATCGACGAGGTCTGCGACAAAATATCGTATGGTATTAAGAGAGGTAAATTGCATCACATAATTGTATTGGCAGAAGGAGTAATGAGCGGATTAGAGTTATCAAAGATGATTCAAGAAAGGCTTCCTAAGCTGGATTTGAGACATACTACACTAGGACATATACAAAGAGGCGGTGCACCATCGGTTATGGATAGAATTATTGCAAGTCAAATGGGTTCCAGAGCTGTTGAGCTTCTATTGGAGAATAAATCACAGAGGATAATCAGCATAAGAAACAATCAAATAGTTGATGATGATATTGACACTGCATTAGCTATGAGAAAAGAGTTCAACTTTAAGTTATATGAACTTAGCAAAATATTATCAATCTAG